Within the Acidobacteriota bacterium genome, the region GACCTGCAGCGCATCCCCGAGATACTTCGAAGGCGGGGCTACGCCGACGCGGATGTCGCCAGGGTCATGCACGGGAACTGGATCGAGTTTCTTCGAAGCAGTTGGAACTGATTCCCTGACGCCGGGGGGGCGGCGGTCCCTGCGGCGCTTGTTCTCGGAGCCAATGAAAAACAGATGAACATCGAACCGCTCATTTCTCCGGACGCCTTCGTCGGCCTGGAAGGACTGATCCACCTCTGCACGGGCGGGGAGTCTCCCTGGATGAAGAACCACCAGTCGGTCTACGCCGATTTCGCCCGCTTGAAGAGTCTGGGGTACGAAGGCCGGGGGGAGGTGGCCGACCGGACCGAGGCCTGTCGGGAAAGAGTGGCCCGGTTATGGAACGTCCCTGCCGACCGGGTGGCCTTCCTGCCCTCGGCATCGGAGGGGATGAACTGGCTGGCCCGAGGCCTCGACTGGAGGGCCGGGGACAATGTCGTGACCACCGGCCTGGAGTTTCCCTCGGTGGCCTACGCCTGGAGGTCTCTGGAAGCAGGGGGCGTGGCCGTACGAAGAGTTCCCCATTGCCAGTGGAGGGTCAGGGAAGAGGACCTGCTGGCTGCCGTCGACGACCGCACCCGGGTGATGGCCGTGAGCCAGGTCAGTTTCTACACCGGTCAGTGCCTGGATTTGCAGCGCCTGGCGGAGGGTGTCTCCCGGCGGGGCGTTCTGCTGGCCGTGGACGCCACCCATGCCTCGGGCGTGGTGGAGGTTCCGGCGGGCGTGACCGACCTGTGCGTGAGCAGTTCCTACAAGTGGATGCTGGCCACCCACGGGGTGGCCCCCTGCTACCTGAGCCCCAGGGCCGAGAATCACACGGCCGCAACCTGCTTCGGCTGGCGCAACCTGGTGGCCTGGCCCCGGGAACGCATGGAAGTCGTTTCGGATGTACCGGTCCGTCCCATGCCGGAAAAGATGGAGCCCGGCAACCCCAGCCTGGTGTCGGTGATGTTCTTGAACAATGCCCTGAAGGTTCTGTTGAGCACCGGGATGGCCCGCATCCAGGAGCACGCCCGGCAGTTGTCGGCAAGGATCGCGGCCGGCCTGGAAGGGTTGGGACACACCGTCATCACACCCGGCGAGTCCTCGGCCCGTTCCGGAAACACTTGCTTCCTGTCTGACGAGGCCGGGTCGATTCAGGATCATCTCCGCAGCCGAAAAATTCTGGTTTGGGGGGAGTTGGGCCGAGTGCGGGTTTCCGGACACCTCTACAACGGCAGCCGGGACGTGGACCGCCTGCTAGCGGCATTGGCAGAGAATTGAAGTGGATGATTTCCGCGCCGTTCTCACGTCCCTCCGGTTGAGAAATACGGGCTAGCCGGAGCCCACCGATTGGAGGAGTCATGCAAGCTGGCCGGATAGGGCTGTTTGTCGCTCTGCTTGTCCTGGTTTCCTTGGGAAGTTCCGCCTGGACCGTCCCCGCGGCCGCTTCGGACGAGAAGGTGAGCCGCGAGAGCCTGGACTACTTCATCATCGTGACCGGCAGCGAACTGCTCCAGGGTGTCTACGCCGATCAGCACACCCAGTTCATCGCGCGGACCCTGGGTCCCCTGGGATATCGCTGCCTGGGTTCGATGAGCATCGGAGACGTCCAGACGGACCTGTACCATGCCCTGGATTTCGCTCGCCGGAAGGCTCCCCTGATCCTGACCACCGGCGGTCTGGGTCCAACCAGTCAGGACATCACCCGCAAGGTGCTCTCCGACTACACCGCCATCGCCCTCAAGGAGCATCCCGGAGCCCTGACCGATCTCAAGAAGAGATACGGAGGGGCTCAGGGAATCTTGCGACCCGTTTTGCGCGGACAGGCGCTGGCCCCCGCCAAGGGGACCTACCTGCCCAATCCCAACGGAACCGCGGTAGGGCTGGTTTTCGACGACAGCCAACGCGTGATCGTGGCGCTGCCGGGGCCGCCGCGCGAGCTTCGACCCATGGTCAGGAACGAGCTGGTGCCCTATCTTTCGGAGCGTTTCGGGCTGCGCAAGGTGGGCCATTCTCTCACCATGCGGTTTGCGGGGATCGGCCAGTCCAGCATCGACCGGGTGATTCGAGACCATTTGAAGCTGCCGGAGGAACTGGCAGTCTGGTCTTCCTTCAACTCCAACCGCGTCGATATCACCTTCTCCTTCCCGGGCAACACACCTCAGGAACTGGAGCGTCTGAGAGGTCTTCAGGGCGAGCTCCTCCAGCATATCGGTGAGTACATGTATTCCGACGCCGGTGCTTCGCTGGAGGATCGAATCTGGCACCTGCTTCAGCAGAAGGGTGTTTCCCTGGTGCTGGGCGAAATTGCCAGCGGGGGAGCGGTTTCTTCCAGTCTGCTGGCGGGGCAGGGAGAATCGACCCGTTTCCTTGGCGCCTATGCGGCCGGGAGCCCTCAGGCCTTGAGCCGGCTGTTTGGCGCCAAGCGGGATGCGGGCCTGGCTCCGTCACCTGAACGTCTCGCCAGCATGCTGGCCAGACAGGCGGCGGAAACGAAAGAGGGAGCCTGGGTGCTGGTCGTGGGTCCGGTGGGTCTGGACGAGAGCGGGGCGGCATTCGTTTGGATAACTGCCGGGTCGGTCGGGAGCGGCTTCGCCTCCCGCAGGATCAACGTGAGAAAGGGCCGCCGGCTCCGCAGGGATCGACTGGTGACCCATGCCCTGGACCTGCTCAGGCGGGAGTTGTCCAAAGAATCAGGACTTGCGCCATGAATCGATCGTCGCTGAAGCTGGGAGTGGCTGGAATCATCCTGCTGGCCTCGGTTTTTGCCTACTACCACTTTGAGGTGGTGCCTCGGATCCGGGCCGGCCGGCTGGCTGGGAGTTATACAGACCCGGCCTCCCGTCCCGAGGTCAACGGGTTTCGCTTTGAAACCCGGCGCGGAGTCGAGGGAATCGGGGACTATTCCGGCCGGGTGGTGGTGGTGGACGTCTGGGCCAGTTGGTGTCCGCCTTGCGTGGAGGGCATCCCGCGCTTGGCGGCACTGGCAGAGAGATTCAGGGACGCACCCTTCGACCTGGTGGGCCTGAGCGTGGACCGCGGCGGCTGGGAAGATCTCGATCCCTTTCTGGAGAGGTATCCCGAGATCAACTACGAGGTGGCCGTCCCTCATTCCCTTCCCACTTTTCACCTCTATGCGCTGGTCGACCTGAATCCGTTGGGAGATGTGGCCGTCCTGCCCACCTTTTTCGTCATCGATGCCCGGGGCAGGCTGGCTGGAAAGTTCGTGGGATCGGACACCCTCCCTGAGGTTTCCGCCCTGGTTGGCCGGTTACTGGAGGAGATCTCCGATGTCTGAATACACCCCTGATCATGCCGAGTCCGGGATCGATGCAGCGCTTCCAAAGCTGGAGGTGTGGCCCAACCAGTTTCGAGACTACGAAATTACCATCCAGGTGCCGGAATATACTTCCATTTGCCCCAAGACCAACCTTCCGGATTTCGGCACGATCACCCTGTGTTACGTGCCGGACCAGGTCTGCCTGGAGCTCAAGGCGTTCAAGGGATACATCCTCGGGTACCGCTCCCTGGGCATCTTTTACGAGAATGCCGTGAATCGCATCCTGCGGGATGTGGTTGAGGCCTGTCAGCCGGTCCGAGCACTGGTTCGAGGTGAATTCAATGTGCGCGGCGGCATGAAGAGCATCATCGAGGCCCGTCATCCCCAAGGGCGGTGAATCTCGGCCGGCGGCCTCCCACCGCATCAGCCCTGGCCTGCGACTTGGCCTCAGCAACTCTCCCTCGGCAGGGGAGTGATAGTGGAGGCCTGGGGAGTGTCGAGCCACGGTTCGGTCGGGAAGGGTAAATCCCGGTCGGCGGCCCAAGTTGCGATTGATTGGGATTTCGGCCCATGTTACTATTTTTCTGCCGTTTGCCCGTGGTGCCGGCTGCAGGAAATTTCGCTTCCCGCCTGTCGGCCAAAGTTTTGGTTGACAAGAGTCCGTTCCGGGCAGATACCCTAAGTAAGCAGTCGCCTGGAGCGAACGACGGGTTTTCGGAAATGTCCCTGAAGGCATCATTTCTTAAGAGGAGTTTTGCATGACCTACATCATTACCGAGCCCTGCATTGGAACCAAGGACACTGCCTGTGTGGATGTCTGTCCGGTCGATTGCATTCATCCCAAGTCCGACGAAGATGGATTCGAGGAGGCCGAGCAGCTCTATATCGATCCGGACGAATGCATCGACTGTGGGGCCTGTGTTCCCGCCTGTCCGGTGGAAGCCATTTTCGCCGAAGAGGACCTTCCGGATCAGTGGAATGAATACCTCGAAATCAACGCCAACTGGTACCAGAAGTGAGCGGTATCGCTCAATGACGGAATGGGGGTGGGCTTACCCCTCCAACGATTTGATTCTCATGCTCCCAATGCTGAAAGAAGGAGGAAATCGATCATGGCTTACGTGATTGCCGAGCCCTGTATCGGAACCAAGGATACAGCCTGTGTGGATGTCTGTCCCGTGGATTGTATTCACCCCAAGTCCGACGAGGATGAGTTTGAAGGTGCCGAGCAGTTATACATCGATCCGGACGAGTGTATCGACTGCAACGCCTGCGTCCCTGCCTGTCCGGTGGAGGCTATTTTCGCCGAAGACGACCTTCCCGACGAGTGGTCCCACTACCTGGAGATCAACGCCAACTGGTACCAGAAGTAAATGACCCTAGCGGGTCTCCAGGTCGGGGTGAAGGGGAGTGCTCAGGTATTTCAGGCCACTGTCGCAGACCAGGAAAGCGATGGTGGCCCCCTGCTCTTCCTTTTGCAGCAGTTGAATGGCCGCGGCCAGATTGGCCCCTGACGAAAAACCGCCGAATATCCCCTCCTCTGCAGCCAGCAGCCTGGCGGCTGCCATCGCATCCTCATCGGTAACCTGAAGGTAGCCGCTCACCAGGCTCCGATCCACCAGCGGGAGATCGGGAAGACTGTACCCGCCACCCTGAAGCTGGTGGTTGGAACGCTCGACCGGCTTCCCGGCCAGCACCGCGGCTCCGGCAGGCTCCACGATGTAGGCGCGAATGGTGGGATTCTGCCTTCTCAGGTAGCGGGTCACACCGCTGAAGCTTCCGCCCGATCCTACGAAATCCAGGAACACGTCGACGCAGCCGCCGGACTGCTCCCACAGTTCGGGACCCGTGAAGCGTTCGTGAGCCAGCGCGTTGGAGATCAGATCGAACTGGTTGGCTCGAAAAGCCCGGCGCTCCCGGACCAGTTGGCCGGTCCTCTGTTCCACCAGGGCCAGATCCTCTCCGGAGACCTGGTTGGGAGGAGATCCCGGCGCCTGGTCCACCAACACCACCTCCGCGCCCAAGGCCCGCATCATGCGCGCTCTCTCGGGGGTATTGCCACGCGACATGACCGCAACGAAGGGATGTTCCAGCGCCCGGCACACGATGGCCAGGCCGGTGCCGGTGTTCCCGCTGGTGAGCTCCACCACCGTCTGGCCCGGACGAAGCGAGCCGTCCCGCCGAGCCTCTCGAATCATCTCCAGCGCAACCCGATCCTTCTTGCTGAATCCCGGGTTGAAGTATTCCAGCTTGGCCAGCAGGCGTCCCTGAAGTCCCAGGATGGGAACTGTGCGCCTGAGCTCGACCAGGGGCGTATTGCCAATGGTGTCGGTAATGGATAGGCTGGGTGAACGATCCGCCATGCTGTTTCGGGAATGAGAGACTACCGGGAACGGAGGCGGCAAAAACTCTCCCCCGGCGGTGACCTGGAGGCCGCTTCGGTATTATAATCCAGCCCATGCCTGCAGCTTGAGAATGGTAGGTGATTCGCCTGGATTGGGGCGTCGTACGGTGACTCTGCGGGATAGCCGGGACGGCATTCGGGCCGAATTCGATGACGTGCTGAAGCGGAGGTCGACGATGAAGCGCAGAACCTTTGTGGCAGGTCTGATCGGGGGGACCCTGGCGGGGATGGGGAGGCGGTCGGCCCGGGCCGGGTCCGGCGAGGTGAAACCCGGTGATATTCCCAAGCGGGTCTTCGGCAAGACCGGGGAGAAGCTGACGGTGGTCGGGCAGGCGGGGGGACGCTTCCCCCTGATCAGCGACCGGGAAGCCATCGCCGTGACCCGGCGAGCCGTGGACCTGGGAATCAACTATTTCGATACCGCCCACAGCTACTGGAACGGCCATTCGGAGGAAATCTACGGGGAGGTGCTGCCGCAATTTCGCCGGCAGGTCTTCATCACCACCAAGTCGGTGAAGCGGACTCGCCGAGAAGCCGAAGCCGAACTGCACCTTTCCTTGAAGCGTCTCCGCACCGACTACGTGGATCTGTGGCAGGTTCACTCGGTGTCGGAACTGGACGAGATCGACCGAATTCTGGGCCCGGGCGGGGCCATGGAGGCTTTCGAAGCCGCCAAGAAGGCTGGGAAGTGCCGCTTCATCGGCTTCACCGGGCACCGTGACCCGCATGTCCACGTGGCCATGCTCAAGGCCTATCCAGGATTCGACACCATCCTGATGCCGCTGCACATCGCCGATCCCGCCTATCTCAGCTTCGAGAATCACGTTCTGCCCCTGGCCATCGAGCAGAATCTGGGCATCCAGGGGATGAAGAATTTCGCCAACGCCAAGCTGCTGCAGTCTTTCAGCGCAGCGGAGTGCCTCAACTACGTCCTGAGCCTTCCGATCCACTGCACTACGGTGGGCTGCACCACGCTGGGCCAGTTGGAGGACGACGTGCGCATTGCCCGGAAATTCAGCCCCTATTCGCCTGAACAGATGGCATCCCTGCGCCGCCGGGCCCAGGGCATCAAAGGGCCGGGCCTGGAGGACTGGAAGAGGGACGTGGAGGTTCGGGCTGGAATGGTCCGGCGTCCGCCCTACCTGGGGGGGTGAACGGGTTTGGGTCAGACGTGGTCGATCCTGCAGATTCGGTCGGCGGTCTTCAAGTGCCTCTCCTCGATCTTCAAGCCGGTGTCCAGGGATTTGACCATGGTGACGGATTGGGTTCGGGGTTGAAGGTCAAACAGGGACCGGATGGCGGGCTCGTCCGGCAGCCAGCCTCCAACCCCGGTCCTTCCCTTGCGTTTAGCCAAGTCGATGGCCAGACTGAACAGCAGGCGGAGGGAGTCGGACCGTTCCCGTCTGACCGCGAAGTCACTGATTTGCCAGGCCCCACCCATCTCGGTGACCCGCACGTATCCCTGCGTCTGCGACTCCGGGTCTTTCAGCCAATAGAATTCATCCCCGGGTTGCTTCAGCAAGGTGTATTTCCAGTAGTTGAGCGGGCGCGCCACGGCCAGAGGGTAAGCTCCGTAATAGGCGCGGTAGATTTCCTGCAGCTCGGATAGCGTCCGGGAGGCTGAGAATTGCTGTAGGTCCCAGTTGTGCTCCCCGGCTCCCGGGGAAACCGGATCGGTCGCCGCCCAGGCGTTCCAGGAAGGGCAGCGCAGGTAGCCCTGTTTGGCGTAGTAATCCGGATCGATGTCGGAGTAGAGGGAGCTGAGTCGATCTCCTTGCTTCATCCGGTCCCGCTCGGCCCAATCCATCACGGCGGCTGCAAAGCCCCGCCGCCGATATTCGGGTCGGGTGTGAACCGATCCGATGGAAAAGCCCGCCACCTCCCGGCCGTCGATGTGAAAGTTCAAGGGGAAGCAGCCCAGCGAAGCCACTACCCTTCCGCGGAGACACCCGGCGTACCAGTGAGCCCGCTGGTGTTTGGGAGAAGCCAATCGGAGTCGAAGATGCTCTTCCAGCGAGGAAGCCATGGGCCAGAACTCGTAGACGTTCTCATAGCACTGCAACCGCTCCTCGGGAGAAGCGGGGTGGATGTCGAGTGTTTCGGCCATGGAGTCTCTCCGTCGGAGGCGGGCGGCGCCATCGGAAATGCCGGCTTCACCCATTGTCTACCACGGACAGGATAACCGTACCAGTCATTTGGGTGTACGACAAATTTGTGGGGCGAGGAAGAGAGTTATCCACAATGAGCCAAGAAGGACAACGAAGGGCCGCAAAGAAAGTCACGAAGGGGAACGACGAACCACGAATGGACACGAGTGAACAGTAAAAAGGCTCACTATTAACATCGATCCACAGGATGCACAGGATAATCAGGACGCGAGCTTACTGCACGAGGAGCCGGCTGCGGCCATGATCGCACGCGCATTTGCGGAAAATCAGGATTACAAGCTGGCCGTTTCCTTAAAAAATCCTGTGCATCCTGTGCATCGATGTTAATAATTCGTTCAAATGGTGCCCACGATTATGGGATGCCAGACTCCTGAAACCC harbors:
- a CDS encoding aminotransferase class V-fold PLP-dependent enzyme; the encoded protein is MNIEPLISPDAFVGLEGLIHLCTGGESPWMKNHQSVYADFARLKSLGYEGRGEVADRTEACRERVARLWNVPADRVAFLPSASEGMNWLARGLDWRAGDNVVTTGLEFPSVAYAWRSLEAGGVAVRRVPHCQWRVREEDLLAAVDDRTRVMAVSQVSFYTGQCLDLQRLAEGVSRRGVLLAVDATHASGVVEVPAGVTDLCVSSSYKWMLATHGVAPCYLSPRAENHTAATCFGWRNLVAWPRERMEVVSDVPVRPMPEKMEPGNPSLVSVMFLNNALKVLLSTGMARIQEHARQLSARIAAGLEGLGHTVITPGESSARSGNTCFLSDEAGSIQDHLRSRKILVWGELGRVRVSGHLYNGSRDVDRLLAALAEN
- a CDS encoding molybdopterin-binding protein, translating into MQAGRIGLFVALLVLVSLGSSAWTVPAAASDEKVSRESLDYFIIVTGSELLQGVYADQHTQFIARTLGPLGYRCLGSMSIGDVQTDLYHALDFARRKAPLILTTGGLGPTSQDITRKVLSDYTAIALKEHPGALTDLKKRYGGAQGILRPVLRGQALAPAKGTYLPNPNGTAVGLVFDDSQRVIVALPGPPRELRPMVRNELVPYLSERFGLRKVGHSLTMRFAGIGQSSIDRVIRDHLKLPEELAVWSSFNSNRVDITFSFPGNTPQELERLRGLQGELLQHIGEYMYSDAGASLEDRIWHLLQQKGVSLVLGEIASGGAVSSSLLAGQGESTRFLGAYAAGSPQALSRLFGAKRDAGLAPSPERLASMLARQAAETKEGAWVLVVGPVGLDESGAAFVWITAGSVGSGFASRRINVRKGRRLRRDRLVTHALDLLRRELSKESGLAP
- a CDS encoding TlpA disulfide reductase family protein, with product MNRSSLKLGVAGIILLASVFAYYHFEVVPRIRAGRLAGSYTDPASRPEVNGFRFETRRGVEGIGDYSGRVVVVDVWASWCPPCVEGIPRLAALAERFRDAPFDLVGLSVDRGGWEDLDPFLERYPEINYEVAVPHSLPTFHLYALVDLNPLGDVAVLPTFFVIDARGRLAGKFVGSDTLPEVSALVGRLLEEISDV
- the queF gene encoding preQ(1) synthase, coding for MSEYTPDHAESGIDAALPKLEVWPNQFRDYEITIQVPEYTSICPKTNLPDFGTITLCYVPDQVCLELKAFKGYILGYRSLGIFYENAVNRILRDVVEACQPVRALVRGEFNVRGGMKSIIEARHPQGR
- a CDS encoding ferredoxin family protein → MTYIITEPCIGTKDTACVDVCPVDCIHPKSDEDGFEEAEQLYIDPDECIDCGACVPACPVEAIFAEEDLPDQWNEYLEINANWYQK
- a CDS encoding ferredoxin family protein; its protein translation is MAYVIAEPCIGTKDTACVDVCPVDCIHPKSDEDEFEGAEQLYIDPDECIDCNACVPACPVEAIFAEDDLPDEWSHYLEINANWYQK
- a CDS encoding cysteine synthase family protein, which produces MADRSPSLSITDTIGNTPLVELRRTVPILGLQGRLLAKLEYFNPGFSKKDRVALEMIREARRDGSLRPGQTVVELTSGNTGTGLAIVCRALEHPFVAVMSRGNTPERARMMRALGAEVVLVDQAPGSPPNQVSGEDLALVEQRTGQLVRERRAFRANQFDLISNALAHERFTGPELWEQSGGCVDVFLDFVGSGGSFSGVTRYLRRQNPTIRAYIVEPAGAAVLAGKPVERSNHQLQGGGYSLPDLPLVDRSLVSGYLQVTDEDAMAAARLLAAEEGIFGGFSSGANLAAAIQLLQKEEQGATIAFLVCDSGLKYLSTPLHPDLETR
- a CDS encoding aldo/keto reductase → MKRRTFVAGLIGGTLAGMGRRSARAGSGEVKPGDIPKRVFGKTGEKLTVVGQAGGRFPLISDREAIAVTRRAVDLGINYFDTAHSYWNGHSEEIYGEVLPQFRRQVFITTKSVKRTRREAEAELHLSLKRLRTDYVDLWQVHSVSELDEIDRILGPGGAMEAFEAAKKAGKCRFIGFTGHRDPHVHVAMLKAYPGFDTILMPLHIADPAYLSFENHVLPLAIEQNLGIQGMKNFANAKLLQSFSAAECLNYVLSLPIHCTTVGCTTLGQLEDDVRIARKFSPYSPEQMASLRRRAQGIKGPGLEDWKRDVEVRAGMVRRPPYLGG
- a CDS encoding GNAT family N-acetyltransferase, which gives rise to MAETLDIHPASPEERLQCYENVYEFWPMASSLEEHLRLRLASPKHQRAHWYAGCLRGRVVASLGCFPLNFHIDGREVAGFSIGSVHTRPEYRRRGFAAAVMDWAERDRMKQGDRLSSLYSDIDPDYYAKQGYLRCPSWNAWAATDPVSPGAGEHNWDLQQFSASRTLSELQEIYRAYYGAYPLAVARPLNYWKYTLLKQPGDEFYWLKDPESQTQGYVRVTEMGGAWQISDFAVRRERSDSLRLLFSLAIDLAKRKGRTGVGGWLPDEPAIRSLFDLQPRTQSVTMVKSLDTGLKIEERHLKTADRICRIDHV